A single window of Pyrus communis chromosome 10, drPyrComm1.1, whole genome shotgun sequence DNA harbors:
- the LOC137747599 gene encoding small ribosomal subunit protein mL103 (rPPR7)-like translates to MSSSIPLRHLRHLSTTTAKSTLSISKAKSKLRTEYDPDKALQIYSSVSEHYSSPTSSRYAQDLTVRRLAKSHRFADIESFIESHKNDPKITQEPFLSTLIRSYGRAGMFDQALRTFDQMDQLGTPRTAISFNTLLSACNDSKHFDRVPQLFDEIPNKHGVSPDKVSYGILIKSYCAADKPEKAMETLRLMEEKGIEITAVTFTTIFNALYKKGNGEEAEKLWDEMVKKGVEVDAAAYNVKIMYVHGGNADNVKALIEEMANAGLKPDTISYNYLMTCYCRNGMMEEAVKVYEGLEGNACNPNAATFRTLIFYLCESGDYDKAYKVYKRSVEVHKIPDFNTMKYLAAGLVKKKKMKEAKGLIRTIKKKFPPNVLVAWKKLEQGLGLASSDTGASSVADEEAKEATA, encoded by the coding sequence atgtcATCTTCGATTCCCCTCCGCCACCTCCGCCACCtatccaccaccaccgccaagTCTACCCTCTCTATCTCAAAAGCCAAATCAAAGCTCCGAACCGAGTACGACCCTGACAAAGCCCTCCAGATTTATTCCTCCGTCTCCGAACACTACTCTTCTCCCACCTCGTCTCGCTACGCCCAGGATCTCACCGTCCGCCGCCTCGCCAAGTCCCACCGCTTCGCTGACATCGAATCCTTCATTGAATCCCACAAAAATGACCCCAAAATCACCCAGGAGCCGTTCCTGTCCACCCTCATCCGATCCTACGGCCGCGCCGGCATGTTTGACCAGGCATTGAGGACCTTTGATCAGATGGACCAGCTGGGTACTCCCAGAACCGCCATTTCCTTCAACACTCTGCTGTCTGCCTGCAACGATTCGAAGCATTTCGACAGAGTCCCCCAGCTTTTCGACGAAATTCCCAACAAGCATGGGGTCTCCCCTGATAAAGTGTCGTATGGTATACTGATTAAGTCGTATTGTGCTGCGGATAAGCCCGAGAAGGCGATGGAGACGCTGAGGTTGATGGAGGAGAAGGGTATTGAGATCACTGCGGTGACGTTCACCACAATTTTCAATGCTTTGTACAAGAAGGGCAATGGCGAAGAGGCGGAGAAGTTGTGGGATGAGATGGTGAAGAAGGGCGTTGAGGTTGATGCTGCGGCTTACAATGTGAAGATTATGTATGTCCATGGCGGGAACGCGGACAATGTGAAAGCTTTGATAGAGGAAATGGCGAATGCCGGGCTGAAACCGGATACTATTAGTTACAATTACTTGATGACTTGCTATTGCAGGAATGGGATGATGGAAGAAGCTGTCAAGGTTTATGAGGGGTTGGAGGGAAATGCTTGTAATCCGAATGCTGCAACTTTTCGaactttgatattttatttgtgtgAAAGTGGGGATTATGACAAGGCGTATAAAGTTTACAAGAGAAGTGTGGAGGTGCATAAGATCCCCGATTTCAATACAATGAAGTATTTGGCTGCAGGATtggtgaaaaagaagaagatgaaggaggCCAAGGGATTGATACGCACGATCAAGAAGAAGTTCCCTCCTAATGTTTTAGTTGCCTGGAAGAAATTGGAGCAGGGTCTAGGTTTGGCTTCTTCTGATACTGGTGCGTCTTCAGTCGCAGATGAGGAGGCTAAAGAGGCTACAGCATAA
- the LOC137746848 gene encoding splicing factor U2af large subunit B-like isoform X1 — MMTEYEGRYDGNGEDAGTYADGGSSPQPRAAVHGGADDYSDSKSQHESRDYERESSKSREKDRDKGRDKERDRDRERDRDRDRDRDRDRGRSKDKDRDRDRVRDRDRDRERERDRDRDRDRHHRDRHRDRERSERRRDKDDDDDDHYRTRDSDRRRDYDRDREDRHRHKSRSRSRARSEHKSRSRSRSRSRSKSKRISGFDMAPPASAMLAGAAVAAAGQIPGTSPTIPGMFPNMFPLSTGQQFAPLPVMPVQAMTQQATRHARRVYVGGLPPTANEQSVATFFSQVMAAIGGNTAGPGDAVVNVYINHEKKFAFVEMRSVEEASNAMALDGIIFEGAPVKVRRPSDYNPSLAATLGPSQPNPNLNLAAVGLTPGSAGGLEGPDRIFVGGLPYYFTEAQIKELLESFGPLRGFDLVKDRETGNSKGYAFCVYQDLSVTDIACAALNGIKMGDKTLTVRRANQGANQPKPEQESVLLHAQQQIALQRFMLLQPPGSVATKVVCLTQVVTADELRDDTEYDDILEDMRLEGEKFGALVNVIIPRPRPDGELAPGVGKVFLEYADTDGSTKARTGLNGRKFGGNQVVAVFYPEDKFGQGDYEG, encoded by the exons ATGATGACGGAATACGAAGGGAGGTACGATGGGAACGGAGAGGACGCTGGCACCTACGCCGACGGCGGTTCCTCTCCCCAACCTCGTGCTGCCGTCCACGGCGGTGCCGACGATTACAGCGATTCCAAATCTCAG CATGAATCTCGTGATTACGAGAGAGAATCTTCAAAGAGCAGAGAAAAGGATAGAGATAAAGGGCGTGATAAGGAGAGGGACAGAGATAGGGAAAGGGACAGGGATCGGGACCGGGACAGAGATAGAGACAGGGGGAGAAGCAAGGACAAGGATAGGGACAGAGATAGGGTTAGGGATAGGGATCGtgatagagaaagagaaagggacCGGGACAGGGATCGCGATCGTCATCACAGAGACCGCCACAGGGATCGCGAGAGAAGTGAGCGACGGAGAGACAaggacgacgacgacgatgatCACTACCGTACCCGGGACTCTGATAG ACGGAGGGATTAtgacagagacagagaggatAGGCATAGGCACAAGTCCCGTTCTCGTTCAAGAGCTAGATCTGAGCACAAATCCAGATCGAGGTCACGTTCTCGTTCACGCTCAAAAAG CAAAAGGATTAGCGGTTTTGACATGGCACCTCCTGCTTCTGCAATGTTAGCTGGTGCTGCTGTTGCTGCAGCAG GGCAAATTCCTGGGACTAGTCCTACCATTCCGGGGATGTTCCCAAACATGTTCCCTCTGTCAACCGGTCAG CAGTTTGCACCCCTTCCAGTTATGCCTGTTCAGGCAATGACTCAACAG GCTACTAGGCATGCCCGACGAGTGTACGTTGGAGGGCTTCCTCCCACAGCAAACGAACAG TCTGTTGCTACATTTTTCAGCCAAGTTATGGCTGCAATTGGAGGGAACACTGCTGGCCCAG GAGATGCTGTTGTCAATGTCTACATAAaccatgaaaagaaatttgctTTTGTGGAGATGAGATCGGTTGAAGAGGCTAGCAATGCAATGGCTCTGGACGGAATTATTTTTGAG GGAGCCCCTGTTAAGGTGCGGAGACCTAGTGATTACAACCCATCTCTGGCTGCAACACTCGGTCCAAGCCAGCCCAATCCCAATCTGAACCTGGCTGCTGTGGGGCTTACACCGGGTTCTGCTGGTGGGCTTGAGGGCCCTGACCGCATATTTGTTGGTGGGCTGCCATATTACTTCACAGAAGCACAGATCAAGGAGTTACTCGAGTCCTTTGGACCCCTTCGTGGTTTTGATTTAGTGAAAGACAGGGAAACAGGAAACTCAAAAGGCTATGCCTTTTGTGTTTACCAAGACCTTTCAGTTACAGACATAGCTTGTGCAGCGCTGAACGGTATTAAAATGGGCGACAAGACGCTCACAGTTAGGCGTGCTAACCAAGGTGCCAACCAGCCCAAACCTGAGCAAGAGAGTGTTCTGTTGCACGCACAGCAGCAAATTGCATTGCAG AGGTTCATGCTGTTGCAACCGCCTGGTTCTGTCGCCACCAAGGTTGTATGTTTAACTCAGGTAGTAACTGCAGATGAGCTTAGGGACGATACCGAGTATGATGATATCTTGGAAGACATGAGGCTTGAAGGCGAAAAGTTTG GTGCATTAGTGAACGTCATCATCCCGCGTCCAAGACCAGATGGTGAACTTGCCCCCGGTGTTGGGAAG GTGTTTTTGGAGTATGCAGATACTGATGGTTCCACAAAAGCCCGTACGGGGTTGAATGGCCGGAAATTTGGCGGCAATCAGGTGGTAGCAGTGTTTTATCCGGAGGACAAGTTCGGCCAGGGCGACTACGAGGGCTAG
- the LOC137746848 gene encoding splicing factor U2af large subunit A-like isoform X5, whose protein sequence is MDLVRRQPATIAFFGQIPGTSPTIPGMFPNMFPLSTGQFAPLPVMPVQAMTQQATRHARRVYVGGLPPTANEQSVATFFSQVMAAIGGNTAGPGDAVVNVYINHEKKFAFVEMRSVEEASNAMALDGIIFEGAPVKVRRPSDYNPSLAATLGPSQPNPNLNLAAVGLTPGSAGGLEGPDRIFVGGLPYYFTEAQIKELLESFGPLRGFDLVKDRETGNSKGYAFCVYQDLSVTDIACAALNGIKMGDKTLTVRRANQGANQPKPEQESVLLHAQQQIALQRFMLLQPPGSVATKVVCLTQVVTADELRDDTEYDDILEDMRLEGEKFGALVNVIIPRPRPDGELAPGVGKVFLEYADTDGSTKARTGLNGRKFGGNQVVAVFYPEDKFGQGDYEG, encoded by the exons ATGGATCTTGTTCGTCGTCAACCGGCAACTATTGCCTTTTTTG GGCAAATTCCTGGGACTAGTCCTACCATTCCGGGGATGTTCCCAAACATGTTCCCTCTGTCAACCGGTCAG TTTGCACCCCTTCCAGTTATGCCTGTTCAGGCAATGACTCAACAG GCTACTAGGCATGCCCGACGAGTGTACGTTGGAGGGCTTCCTCCCACAGCAAACGAACAG TCTGTTGCTACATTTTTCAGCCAAGTTATGGCTGCAATTGGAGGGAACACTGCTGGCCCAG GAGATGCTGTTGTCAATGTCTACATAAaccatgaaaagaaatttgctTTTGTGGAGATGAGATCGGTTGAAGAGGCTAGCAATGCAATGGCTCTGGACGGAATTATTTTTGAG GGAGCCCCTGTTAAGGTGCGGAGACCTAGTGATTACAACCCATCTCTGGCTGCAACACTCGGTCCAAGCCAGCCCAATCCCAATCTGAACCTGGCTGCTGTGGGGCTTACACCGGGTTCTGCTGGTGGGCTTGAGGGCCCTGACCGCATATTTGTTGGTGGGCTGCCATATTACTTCACAGAAGCACAGATCAAGGAGTTACTCGAGTCCTTTGGACCCCTTCGTGGTTTTGATTTAGTGAAAGACAGGGAAACAGGAAACTCAAAAGGCTATGCCTTTTGTGTTTACCAAGACCTTTCAGTTACAGACATAGCTTGTGCAGCGCTGAACGGTATTAAAATGGGCGACAAGACGCTCACAGTTAGGCGTGCTAACCAAGGTGCCAACCAGCCCAAACCTGAGCAAGAGAGTGTTCTGTTGCACGCACAGCAGCAAATTGCATTGCAG AGGTTCATGCTGTTGCAACCGCCTGGTTCTGTCGCCACCAAGGTTGTATGTTTAACTCAGGTAGTAACTGCAGATGAGCTTAGGGACGATACCGAGTATGATGATATCTTGGAAGACATGAGGCTTGAAGGCGAAAAGTTTG GTGCATTAGTGAACGTCATCATCCCGCGTCCAAGACCAGATGGTGAACTTGCCCCCGGTGTTGGGAAG GTGTTTTTGGAGTATGCAGATACTGATGGTTCCACAAAAGCCCGTACGGGGTTGAATGGCCGGAAATTTGGCGGCAATCAGGTGGTAGCAGTGTTTTATCCGGAGGACAAGTTCGGCCAGGGCGACTACGAGGGCTAG
- the LOC137749000 gene encoding transcription repressor OFP7-like — MAKRFKLRFSRVIPSFHSCRSKDPSTLPSNPVPSLATAPTPPLPSKTHHHSSSIKRHVLLCGCRPRPTLSDDDRRESTPDLHKFEWDREDKWHVVGKVYDINPRRKIYTSSASPDSNANDSVSPPPSSAIEKEQKKKTRRVNRKKKRTTSRIRISTSSFETGLSSSEGSGGGFDDGEETKTLVSTRSSSRSLSTDSSPLTRRRKKKRSSVSRKSAAGESEAVPARLSMFQRLIPCRVEGKVRESFAVVKKSEDPYEDFKRSMMEMVLEKQMFEERELEQLLHCFLSLNSREHHRVIVEAFTEIWEGLICCSARSSRARVSRAL; from the coding sequence ATGGCGAAACGTTTCAAGCTCCGATTCTCCCGGGTCATCCCCTCCTTCCATTCCTGCCGTTCAAAAGACCCCTCCACTCTCCCCTCAAATCCTGTCCCTTCCCTAGCCACCGCCCCAACACCACCTCTACCCTCCAAAACCCACCACCACTCTTCATCCATCAAACGCCACGTTTTACTCTGCGGCTGCCGACCCAGACCAACACTCTCCGACGACGATCGCAGGGAATCAACCCCCGATCTTCATAAGTTTGAGTGGGACCGAGAGGACAAGTGGCACGTGGTCGGAAAAGTCTACGACATCAACCCCCGACGCAAAATCTACACTTCCTCCGCCTCTCCCGACTCCAACGCAAACGACAGCGTttctcctcctccctcctccgCCATAGAGAaggaacaaaagaagaaaacgcGACGAGTcaacagaaagaagaaaagaacgaCGAGTCGCATCCGGATCAGCACGTCCTCGTTCGAAACCGGACTTTCCAGCAGCGAAGGCAGCGGAGGCGGCTTCGACGACGGCGAAGAAACCAAAACCCTAGTCTCCACCAGATCATCCTCCAGAAGCTTGTCCACCGACTCCTCACCGCTGACAAggcgaagaaagaagaagcggagCAGCGTTTCAAGGAAGTCGGCGGCGGGGGAAAGCGAAGCCGTGCCGGCGAGGCTGTCGATGTTTCAGAGACTGATACCGTGCAGGGTGGAGGGAAAAGTGAGGGAGAGCTTCGCGGTGGTGAAGAAGTCGGAGGATCCGTACGAGGATTTTAAGAGGTCCATGATGGAGATGGTTTTGGAAAAGCAGATGTTTGAGGAGAGGGAACTGGAGCAACTGCTGCATTGCTTCTTGTCGTTGAATTCGAGAGAGCATCATAGGGTTATTGTTGAAGCTTTCACTGAGATTTGGGAGGGTTTGATCTGTTGTAGTGCAAGATCCTCAAGAGCTAGGGTTTCTAGGGCTCTTTGA
- the LOC137746848 gene encoding splicing factor U2af large subunit A-like isoform X4: MDLVRRQPATIAFFGQIPGTSPTIPGMFPNMFPLSTGQQFAPLPVMPVQAMTQQATRHARRVYVGGLPPTANEQSVATFFSQVMAAIGGNTAGPGDAVVNVYINHEKKFAFVEMRSVEEASNAMALDGIIFEGAPVKVRRPSDYNPSLAATLGPSQPNPNLNLAAVGLTPGSAGGLEGPDRIFVGGLPYYFTEAQIKELLESFGPLRGFDLVKDRETGNSKGYAFCVYQDLSVTDIACAALNGIKMGDKTLTVRRANQGANQPKPEQESVLLHAQQQIALQRFMLLQPPGSVATKVVCLTQVVTADELRDDTEYDDILEDMRLEGEKFGALVNVIIPRPRPDGELAPGVGKVFLEYADTDGSTKARTGLNGRKFGGNQVVAVFYPEDKFGQGDYEG; the protein is encoded by the exons ATGGATCTTGTTCGTCGTCAACCGGCAACTATTGCCTTTTTTG GGCAAATTCCTGGGACTAGTCCTACCATTCCGGGGATGTTCCCAAACATGTTCCCTCTGTCAACCGGTCAG CAGTTTGCACCCCTTCCAGTTATGCCTGTTCAGGCAATGACTCAACAG GCTACTAGGCATGCCCGACGAGTGTACGTTGGAGGGCTTCCTCCCACAGCAAACGAACAG TCTGTTGCTACATTTTTCAGCCAAGTTATGGCTGCAATTGGAGGGAACACTGCTGGCCCAG GAGATGCTGTTGTCAATGTCTACATAAaccatgaaaagaaatttgctTTTGTGGAGATGAGATCGGTTGAAGAGGCTAGCAATGCAATGGCTCTGGACGGAATTATTTTTGAG GGAGCCCCTGTTAAGGTGCGGAGACCTAGTGATTACAACCCATCTCTGGCTGCAACACTCGGTCCAAGCCAGCCCAATCCCAATCTGAACCTGGCTGCTGTGGGGCTTACACCGGGTTCTGCTGGTGGGCTTGAGGGCCCTGACCGCATATTTGTTGGTGGGCTGCCATATTACTTCACAGAAGCACAGATCAAGGAGTTACTCGAGTCCTTTGGACCCCTTCGTGGTTTTGATTTAGTGAAAGACAGGGAAACAGGAAACTCAAAAGGCTATGCCTTTTGTGTTTACCAAGACCTTTCAGTTACAGACATAGCTTGTGCAGCGCTGAACGGTATTAAAATGGGCGACAAGACGCTCACAGTTAGGCGTGCTAACCAAGGTGCCAACCAGCCCAAACCTGAGCAAGAGAGTGTTCTGTTGCACGCACAGCAGCAAATTGCATTGCAG AGGTTCATGCTGTTGCAACCGCCTGGTTCTGTCGCCACCAAGGTTGTATGTTTAACTCAGGTAGTAACTGCAGATGAGCTTAGGGACGATACCGAGTATGATGATATCTTGGAAGACATGAGGCTTGAAGGCGAAAAGTTTG GTGCATTAGTGAACGTCATCATCCCGCGTCCAAGACCAGATGGTGAACTTGCCCCCGGTGTTGGGAAG GTGTTTTTGGAGTATGCAGATACTGATGGTTCCACAAAAGCCCGTACGGGGTTGAATGGCCGGAAATTTGGCGGCAATCAGGTGGTAGCAGTGTTTTATCCGGAGGACAAGTTCGGCCAGGGCGACTACGAGGGCTAG
- the LOC137746848 gene encoding splicing factor U2af large subunit B-like isoform X3 — protein sequence MMTEYEGRYDGNGEDAGTYADGGSSPQPRAAVHGGADDYSDSKSQHESRDYERESSKSREKDRDKGRDKERDRDRERDRDRDRDRDRDRGRSKDKDRDRDRVRDRDRDRERERDRDRDRDRHHRDRHRDRERSERRRDKDDDDDDHYRTRDSDRDREDRHRHKSRSRSRARSEHKSRSRSRSRSRSKSKRISGFDMAPPASAMLAGAAVAAAGQIPGTSPTIPGMFPNMFPLSTGQQFAPLPVMPVQAMTQQATRHARRVYVGGLPPTANEQSVATFFSQVMAAIGGNTAGPGDAVVNVYINHEKKFAFVEMRSVEEASNAMALDGIIFEGAPVKVRRPSDYNPSLAATLGPSQPNPNLNLAAVGLTPGSAGGLEGPDRIFVGGLPYYFTEAQIKELLESFGPLRGFDLVKDRETGNSKGYAFCVYQDLSVTDIACAALNGIKMGDKTLTVRRANQGANQPKPEQESVLLHAQQQIALQRFMLLQPPGSVATKVVCLTQVVTADELRDDTEYDDILEDMRLEGEKFGALVNVIIPRPRPDGELAPGVGKVFLEYADTDGSTKARTGLNGRKFGGNQVVAVFYPEDKFGQGDYEG from the exons ATGATGACGGAATACGAAGGGAGGTACGATGGGAACGGAGAGGACGCTGGCACCTACGCCGACGGCGGTTCCTCTCCCCAACCTCGTGCTGCCGTCCACGGCGGTGCCGACGATTACAGCGATTCCAAATCTCAG CATGAATCTCGTGATTACGAGAGAGAATCTTCAAAGAGCAGAGAAAAGGATAGAGATAAAGGGCGTGATAAGGAGAGGGACAGAGATAGGGAAAGGGACAGGGATCGGGACCGGGACAGAGATAGAGACAGGGGGAGAAGCAAGGACAAGGATAGGGACAGAGATAGGGTTAGGGATAGGGATCGtgatagagaaagagaaagggacCGGGACAGGGATCGCGATCGTCATCACAGAGACCGCCACAGGGATCGCGAGAGAAGTGAGCGACGGAGAGACAaggacgacgacgacgatgatCACTACCGTACCCGGGACTCTGATAG agacagagaggatAGGCATAGGCACAAGTCCCGTTCTCGTTCAAGAGCTAGATCTGAGCACAAATCCAGATCGAGGTCACGTTCTCGTTCACGCTCAAAAAG CAAAAGGATTAGCGGTTTTGACATGGCACCTCCTGCTTCTGCAATGTTAGCTGGTGCTGCTGTTGCTGCAGCAG GGCAAATTCCTGGGACTAGTCCTACCATTCCGGGGATGTTCCCAAACATGTTCCCTCTGTCAACCGGTCAG CAGTTTGCACCCCTTCCAGTTATGCCTGTTCAGGCAATGACTCAACAG GCTACTAGGCATGCCCGACGAGTGTACGTTGGAGGGCTTCCTCCCACAGCAAACGAACAG TCTGTTGCTACATTTTTCAGCCAAGTTATGGCTGCAATTGGAGGGAACACTGCTGGCCCAG GAGATGCTGTTGTCAATGTCTACATAAaccatgaaaagaaatttgctTTTGTGGAGATGAGATCGGTTGAAGAGGCTAGCAATGCAATGGCTCTGGACGGAATTATTTTTGAG GGAGCCCCTGTTAAGGTGCGGAGACCTAGTGATTACAACCCATCTCTGGCTGCAACACTCGGTCCAAGCCAGCCCAATCCCAATCTGAACCTGGCTGCTGTGGGGCTTACACCGGGTTCTGCTGGTGGGCTTGAGGGCCCTGACCGCATATTTGTTGGTGGGCTGCCATATTACTTCACAGAAGCACAGATCAAGGAGTTACTCGAGTCCTTTGGACCCCTTCGTGGTTTTGATTTAGTGAAAGACAGGGAAACAGGAAACTCAAAAGGCTATGCCTTTTGTGTTTACCAAGACCTTTCAGTTACAGACATAGCTTGTGCAGCGCTGAACGGTATTAAAATGGGCGACAAGACGCTCACAGTTAGGCGTGCTAACCAAGGTGCCAACCAGCCCAAACCTGAGCAAGAGAGTGTTCTGTTGCACGCACAGCAGCAAATTGCATTGCAG AGGTTCATGCTGTTGCAACCGCCTGGTTCTGTCGCCACCAAGGTTGTATGTTTAACTCAGGTAGTAACTGCAGATGAGCTTAGGGACGATACCGAGTATGATGATATCTTGGAAGACATGAGGCTTGAAGGCGAAAAGTTTG GTGCATTAGTGAACGTCATCATCCCGCGTCCAAGACCAGATGGTGAACTTGCCCCCGGTGTTGGGAAG GTGTTTTTGGAGTATGCAGATACTGATGGTTCCACAAAAGCCCGTACGGGGTTGAATGGCCGGAAATTTGGCGGCAATCAGGTGGTAGCAGTGTTTTATCCGGAGGACAAGTTCGGCCAGGGCGACTACGAGGGCTAG
- the LOC137746848 gene encoding splicing factor U2af large subunit B-like isoform X2 — translation MMTEYEGRYDGNGEDAGTYADGGSSPQPRAAVHGGADDYSDSKSQHESRDYERESSKSREKDRDKGRDKERDRDRERDRDRDRDRDRDRGRSKDKDRDRDRVRDRDRDRERERDRDRDRDRHHRDRHRDRERSERRRDKDDDDDDHYRTRDSDRRRDYDRDREDRHRHKSRSRSRARSEHKSRSRSRSRSRSKSKRISGFDMAPPASAMLAGAAVAAAGQIPGTSPTIPGMFPNMFPLSTGQFAPLPVMPVQAMTQQATRHARRVYVGGLPPTANEQSVATFFSQVMAAIGGNTAGPGDAVVNVYINHEKKFAFVEMRSVEEASNAMALDGIIFEGAPVKVRRPSDYNPSLAATLGPSQPNPNLNLAAVGLTPGSAGGLEGPDRIFVGGLPYYFTEAQIKELLESFGPLRGFDLVKDRETGNSKGYAFCVYQDLSVTDIACAALNGIKMGDKTLTVRRANQGANQPKPEQESVLLHAQQQIALQRFMLLQPPGSVATKVVCLTQVVTADELRDDTEYDDILEDMRLEGEKFGALVNVIIPRPRPDGELAPGVGKVFLEYADTDGSTKARTGLNGRKFGGNQVVAVFYPEDKFGQGDYEG, via the exons ATGATGACGGAATACGAAGGGAGGTACGATGGGAACGGAGAGGACGCTGGCACCTACGCCGACGGCGGTTCCTCTCCCCAACCTCGTGCTGCCGTCCACGGCGGTGCCGACGATTACAGCGATTCCAAATCTCAG CATGAATCTCGTGATTACGAGAGAGAATCTTCAAAGAGCAGAGAAAAGGATAGAGATAAAGGGCGTGATAAGGAGAGGGACAGAGATAGGGAAAGGGACAGGGATCGGGACCGGGACAGAGATAGAGACAGGGGGAGAAGCAAGGACAAGGATAGGGACAGAGATAGGGTTAGGGATAGGGATCGtgatagagaaagagaaagggacCGGGACAGGGATCGCGATCGTCATCACAGAGACCGCCACAGGGATCGCGAGAGAAGTGAGCGACGGAGAGACAaggacgacgacgacgatgatCACTACCGTACCCGGGACTCTGATAG ACGGAGGGATTAtgacagagacagagaggatAGGCATAGGCACAAGTCCCGTTCTCGTTCAAGAGCTAGATCTGAGCACAAATCCAGATCGAGGTCACGTTCTCGTTCACGCTCAAAAAG CAAAAGGATTAGCGGTTTTGACATGGCACCTCCTGCTTCTGCAATGTTAGCTGGTGCTGCTGTTGCTGCAGCAG GGCAAATTCCTGGGACTAGTCCTACCATTCCGGGGATGTTCCCAAACATGTTCCCTCTGTCAACCGGTCAG TTTGCACCCCTTCCAGTTATGCCTGTTCAGGCAATGACTCAACAG GCTACTAGGCATGCCCGACGAGTGTACGTTGGAGGGCTTCCTCCCACAGCAAACGAACAG TCTGTTGCTACATTTTTCAGCCAAGTTATGGCTGCAATTGGAGGGAACACTGCTGGCCCAG GAGATGCTGTTGTCAATGTCTACATAAaccatgaaaagaaatttgctTTTGTGGAGATGAGATCGGTTGAAGAGGCTAGCAATGCAATGGCTCTGGACGGAATTATTTTTGAG GGAGCCCCTGTTAAGGTGCGGAGACCTAGTGATTACAACCCATCTCTGGCTGCAACACTCGGTCCAAGCCAGCCCAATCCCAATCTGAACCTGGCTGCTGTGGGGCTTACACCGGGTTCTGCTGGTGGGCTTGAGGGCCCTGACCGCATATTTGTTGGTGGGCTGCCATATTACTTCACAGAAGCACAGATCAAGGAGTTACTCGAGTCCTTTGGACCCCTTCGTGGTTTTGATTTAGTGAAAGACAGGGAAACAGGAAACTCAAAAGGCTATGCCTTTTGTGTTTACCAAGACCTTTCAGTTACAGACATAGCTTGTGCAGCGCTGAACGGTATTAAAATGGGCGACAAGACGCTCACAGTTAGGCGTGCTAACCAAGGTGCCAACCAGCCCAAACCTGAGCAAGAGAGTGTTCTGTTGCACGCACAGCAGCAAATTGCATTGCAG AGGTTCATGCTGTTGCAACCGCCTGGTTCTGTCGCCACCAAGGTTGTATGTTTAACTCAGGTAGTAACTGCAGATGAGCTTAGGGACGATACCGAGTATGATGATATCTTGGAAGACATGAGGCTTGAAGGCGAAAAGTTTG GTGCATTAGTGAACGTCATCATCCCGCGTCCAAGACCAGATGGTGAACTTGCCCCCGGTGTTGGGAAG GTGTTTTTGGAGTATGCAGATACTGATGGTTCCACAAAAGCCCGTACGGGGTTGAATGGCCGGAAATTTGGCGGCAATCAGGTGGTAGCAGTGTTTTATCCGGAGGACAAGTTCGGCCAGGGCGACTACGAGGGCTAG